The segment CGGCGCTTGAGCTCTTCTGCCGGCATCTTGTCACTTACTTGGATCTGTCTCATCTGTACCTCCAGTGAACTGAAACTGGAGATACAATAACCTATATTTGGAATTATGCAAGCGAAATGGTATGAGGCATTACCCGGAAGGTCTGGATTCCGGGTCCGGTGCTGCTGGAGACTATGCTCGCTGGCTCGCTCGACTCCAGCTTCACCGCCCGGAATGACGGAGCGGGAGAGGGCGGTAAAAAAGTCAGTATCCAGCCGATCTCTCCACCCACTCGGTTTGAAAGAGAGCCTTACTTTTATTTCGAAAGAGCAAAGAAAAAACGCGCCCCGTCTGAGGCGCGTTACTGTGGGCCAATGTATTGGACAAGAATAAGTTACATCTTCGGAGGTTCGTTCATTTTACCCATAAAGAGCACGGTGCCAGAGGGTTTGTGCACCAGCAGGTAAACAAAAGGCTTGTCAGCTCGGAAGATCGGGGTCGCGTCCGGTCCGGGAGCGGCTTTGGTGGCCATCACCACGCCGGTGGCGGCTGCCGCTTCGGTGCCTTCCTCGTTCACTTCCACAAAGGCTTTGTGGATCACGTCCAGGATGAAGAGCCCGCGGCCCGTGTCATCTGGAATGATGCCGTTGAAGTTGGCCAGATTGGGGTTGAAGGCGTCGGTCATACCCATCTTTTTCAGCATGTCGGAAAGGCCTTCCAGCGTGAGTTCAAACTTGAATTTTGGGATGAAGACCTTCACTTCCTGCGGGGCAAGGGCTTCGTTCCAGGCGCTGAAGTTCTTGGGAGTCAGATGTTTGCCCATGGCGTCTATCTCATCCGGCAGCACGAACAGCATGGCCAGCTCTTCCTCGGCATAGGGCAGTTCCAGCAGCTGCAGCCCATCCATCTGCGCGTAGCGGTATTCCCCGCGGGCGGTCATCATTTCCACGGGCCGGCTGTTTTCTTCGGTGCGCTCGGTTGAGGAGACAAAGAACTTGTCCTTCATGGTGAGTTTGGGCTCGAACTCATTGAGCCAGCTGCCTTTGAAATAGATGGCGTTCACCAGCACCAGGCCTTCGTTGCTGTCGCGGATGTGGTCTTCGGTCACCAGGTCCTTGATCCGGTTTTTGGTCTTTTCCTCCACCCAGGTGTTGATGAACTTCGCAGTGCCGCTGAAATCAGTGAAATCCAGGCTGTAAAGGTCGCTCAGGTAGCTTTCGCGCAGCAGTTTCAGATAATCCTTTTCGATCAGCTTTTCGTTGCTGGTGGAACCAAAGAGGGCATTGG is part of the Candidatus Cloacimonadota bacterium genome and harbors:
- a CDS encoding serpin family protein, producing the protein MIKIRTLLLMLLVLSLGFGCACNKKKADPAPVSDEVNTSLGAQNNAFAFNLYTLADEPGKNLFYSPHSITSALSMVYGGAQGNTADQMAKALSFDLPAEEQHQAYLALQQSLNAIGAEGKAELNVANALFGSTSNEKLIEKDYLKLLRESYLSDLYSLDFTDFSGTAKFINTWVEEKTKNRIKDLVTEDHIRDSNEGLVLVNAIYFKGSWLNEFEPKLTMKDKFFVSSTERTEENSRPVEMMTARGEYRYAQMDGLQLLELPYAEEELAMLFVLPDEIDAMGKHLTPKNFSAWNEALAPQEVKVFIPKFKFELTLEGLSDMLKKMGMTDAFNPNLANFNGIIPDDTGRGLFILDVIHKAFVEVNEEGTEAAAATGVVMATKAAPGPDATPIFRADKPFVYLLVHKPSGTVLFMGKMNEPPKM